One Xiphophorus hellerii strain 12219 chromosome 24, Xiphophorus_hellerii-4.1, whole genome shotgun sequence DNA window includes the following coding sequences:
- the LOC116715843 gene encoding ras-related protein Rab-9A-like, translating into MICSRIREEAGVTVSGSYERHQPLMRFTAAGTHGAPCRRWITALCRGEQEDVTRWKPAVSPIGTGPTPGSGSGVFRTPVWPLGVQPLTSHITAAMMSKSVLLKVILLGDGGVGKSSLMNRYVTNKFDSHLFHTIGVEFLNRELEVDGRRVTLQIWDTAGQERFRSLRTPFYRGSDCCLLTFSLDDGQSFQNLSNWKKEFAYYADVKDPDSFPFVVLGNKLDVPERQVSGEEARRWCRENGGHPYFETSAKDATNVTSAFEEAVRRILVSEDRDDHLIQTDTVNLQKKPHPEPSCC; encoded by the exons ATGATCTG TTCCCGCATCAGAGAGGAGGCGGGCGTGACCGTCAGCGGGTCATATGAGCGTCATCAGCCGCTCATGCGCTTCACAGCAGCGGGGACACACGGAGCACCATGTCGGCGCTGGATAACTGCGCTCTGCCGGGGTGAACAGGAGGATGTAACCCGCTGGAAGCCTGCGGTCAGCCCCATAGGAACAG GTCCaactcctggttctggttctggtgtctTCAGAACTCCTGTCTGGCCTCTTGGTGTCCAACCCCTTACATCCCACATCACTGCAGCCATGATGTCCAAGTCCGTTCTGCTGAAGGTCATCCTCCTGGGCGACGGCGGCGTTGGCAAGTCGTCCCTCATGAACCGCTACGTCACCAACAAGTTCGACTCGCACCTCTTCCACACGATAGGCGTGGAGTTCCTCAACAGAGAGCTGGAGGTGGACGGGCGACGGGTCACCCTGCAGATCTGGGACACGGCGGGACAGGAGCGCTTCCGCAGCCTCCGCACGCCCTTCTACCGCGGCTCCGACTGCTGCCTCCTCACCTTCAGTCTGGACGATGGACAGAGTTTCCAGAACCTCTCCAACTGGAAGAAGGAGTTCGCCTACTACGCTGACGTCAAGGACCCCGACAGCTTCCCTTTTGTGGTCCTGGGCAACAAACTGGATGTCCCCGAACGCCAGGTGTCTGGGGAGGAAGCCCGCAGGTGGTGCCGGGAAAACGGAGGGCACCCGTACTTCGAAACGAGCGCCAAAGACGCGACAAATGTAACGTCGGCCTTTGAGGAGGCGGTGCGTCGCATTCTGGTGTCTGAAGATAGAGACGATCACCTGATTCAGACTGACACAGTGAACCTGCAGAAGAAGCCTCACCCTGAGCCCAGCTGCTGTTAA
- the tceanc gene encoding transcription elongation factor A N-terminal and central domain-containing protein translates to METKEIVHLALQIEKLAAEQSFGSISTLLGDLDRCDISPEQLEMTDIVKVLYKLLKTCRESSVRKTAKSLLSRWKRRYGSEWRGNSGNSHAVPSGQTEDGGGSKDSAQLGGNKEERASGQECETPTGETTSPSSDSVRTKCVQLLLSALHPEPPDGDKAAELAESIERHIHRLHKTKHLKYKACVRSKVANLRNPKNSHLRQGLLSGSLVPESFARMSVEEMANAELRQLREEYSSRAVSERQLPQGLEGTPTQKVRCKRCGGSDCRMTQVSRGALFLPAWVRRGGPDEDAMTFVTCSGCGQQWYHNAWVCL, encoded by the coding sequence ACTCTGCTTGGGGATCTTGATAGATGTGATATATCTCCAGAGCAGCTGGAAATGACGGACATagtcaaagtgctttataaactCCTAAAAACCTGCAGGGAGAGCAGCGTGAGGAAAACAGCGAAGAGTCTGCTGTCGAGGTGGAAGAGACGGTACGGTAGTGAATGGCGGGGAAACTCAGGAAACTCCCATGCTGTTCCTTCAGGACAAACAGAGGATGGGGGGGGTTCCAAAGATTCAGCACAACTGGGTGGAAATAAGGAGGAGAGAGCATCAGGACAGGAATGTGAGACTCCCACAGGAGAGACAACGTCTCCCTCTTCTGACTCTGTGAGAACCAAATGTGTTCAGCTCCTGCTTTCTGCCCTCCACCCTGAACCTCCCGATGGAGACAAGGCAGCAGAGCTGGCGGAAAGCATTGAGAGGCACATCCACCGTCTCCACAAAACCAAGCACCTCAAATACAAAGCCTGCGTGAGGAGCAAGGTGGCCAACCTGAGGAATCCCAAAAACAGTCATCTACGCCAGGGCCTCCTGAGCGGCTCCCTGGTGCCAGAGTCCTTCGCCCGGATGTCTGTGGAGGAGATGGCCAATGCTGAGCTACGGCAGCTTCGGGAGGAGTACTCATCCAGGGCTGTGAGCGAGAGGCAGCTTCCCCAAGGGCTGGAGGGTACGCCGACGCAGAAGGTCCGCTGCAAACGATGCGGAGGATCAGACTGCAGGATGACACAAGTGTCCAGAGGTGCCCTGTTTTTGCCTGCGTGGGTGAGGCGTGGCGGCCCTGACGAGGACGCCATGACCTTTGTTACCTGCAGTGGGTGTGGCCAGCAGTGGTACCACAACGCCTGGGTGTGCCTCTGA